Proteins encoded within one genomic window of Neodiprion fabricii isolate iyNeoFabr1 chromosome 6, iyNeoFabr1.1, whole genome shotgun sequence:
- the LOC124185452 gene encoding spectrin beta chain isoform X2, whose translation MTTDISVVRGGWDPTLQQEIVDEYEYDGGNSSSRLFERSRIKALAGERESVQKKTFQKWVNSHLVRCSCRIGDLYVDLRDGKMLIKLLEILSGERLPRPTKGKMRIHCLENVDKALQFLREQRVHLENMGSHDIVDGNPRLSLGLIWTIILRFQIQDITIEETDNQETKSAKDALLLWCQMKTAGYHNVNVRNFTTSWRDGLAFNAIIHKHRPDLIHFDKLSKSNAIYNLNNAFNVAEDKLGLTKLLDAEDIFVDHPDEKSIITYVVTYYHYFSKMKQETVQGKRIGKVVGIAMENDRMIHDYESLTSDLLRWIEGTIEALGDRRFANSLVGVQTQLSQFSNYRTVEKPPKFVEKGNLEVLLFTLQSKMRANNQKPYTPKEGKMISDINKAWERLEKAEHERELALREELIRQEKLEQLAARFNRKASMRETWLSENQRLVSQDNFGFDLAAVEAAAKKHEAIETDIFAYEERVQAVMAVSQELEAENYHDIDRINARKDNVLRLWNYLLELLKARRVRLECSLQLQQNFQEMLYILDSMEEIKMRLLTDDYGKHLMGVEDLLQKHSLVEADINVLGERVKAVVQQSQRFLEQGEDYRPCDPTIIIERVQQLEDAYAELVRLAVERRARLEESRNLWQFYWDMADEENWIKEKEQIVSTGDIGHDLTTINLLLSKHKALENEIQSHEPQLMSVAAVGDELISQHHFGSDRIKERLQEILGMWNHLLDLAAFRRKRLEEAVDYHQLFADADDIDIWMLDTLRLVSSEDVGRDEANVQSLLKKHKDVTDELKNYATTIEQLHQQASQLGEHDSKSPKVLERLASIDSRYKELLELAKLRKQRLLDALSLYKLFSESDGVEQWIGEKNRMLETMVPAKDIEDVEIMKHRYDGFEKEMNANASRVAVVNQLARQLLHVEHPNSEQIVARQNELNQKWAELREKAEGKREALNSAHGVQTFHIECRETVSWIEDKKRILQQTDSLEMDLTGVMTLQRRLSGMERDLAAIQAKLNALEKEAQSIEQEHPDEAAVIRERITQIHTMWEQLTQMLKERDAKLEEAGDLHRFLRDLDHFQTWLTKTQTDVASEDTPTSLADAEKLLTQHQNIKEEIDNYTDDYQKMMDYGERLTSEAGDGDTQYMFLRERLNALKMGWEELHQMWANRQNLLSNSLNLQVFDRDARQAEVLLSQQEHILTKDETPTNFEQAENMIKRHEAFMTTLEANDDKINSVVQFAGRLVEEGHFAADKVKKKADAINDRRNANHERANQVMDKLKDQLQLQMFLQDREELVEWVQEKHITAQDETYRSAKTVHSKWTRHQAFEAEIASNKDRLQQLQQAADELIQLKPELAEIIKPKVEELCDQFEELETTTKDKGERLFDANREVLIHQTCDDIDSWMNELEKQIESTDTGSDLASVNILMQKQQMIETQMAVKARQVTELDKQAEHLQRTVPDEKMEEIKCKKEKVAQRFEQLKAPLTDRQRQLEKKKEAYQFRRDVEDEKLWIAEKMPQATSSEYGNSLFNVHMLKKKNQSLRTEIENHEPRINSVCKNGQKLIDEGHEDSAEFTQRISDLSDKWRELKDAVDNRNKHLLQNEKAQQYFFDATEAESWMSEQELYMMVEDRGKDEISAQNLMKKHESLEHAVEDYADTIRQLGETARQLITDQHALSDQIAVKQSQVDKLYAGLKDLAGERRAKLDEALQLFMLNREVDDLEQWIAERELVAGSHELGQDYDHVTLLWERFKEFARDTETIGSERVAAVNGIADSLIATGHSDAATIAEWKDGLNEVWQDLLELIETRTQMLAASRELHKFFHDCKDVLGRILEKQNAMSDELGRDAGSVSALQRKHGNFIQDLFTLQSQVTQIQDESSKLQASYAGDKAREITNREAEVVAAWNNLQSLCEGRKAKLEDTGDLFRFFNMVRTLLIWMDDVVRQMNTSEKPRDVSGVELLMNNHQSLKAEIDTREDNLTACLDLGKDLLARNHYASVQIKEKLLALTDHRNALLHRWEERWENLQLILEVYQFARDAAVAEAWLIAQEPYLMSQELGHTIDDVENLIKKHEAFEKSAAAQEERFSALQRLTTSECPDKECGLYPPVLEFSHKLIFTPECPPSSKIPITQPKKYLKSQGEIVRDIILYCDRFIMPDTMQRRECTSTGTKIIYPNTINYRTEKTKPSKSFLWSSSWNSTSKTSQGSSDSQPVSPYAEFTDVPVFDDEIVTSNERKTLRRISTISAHKPEFFRLHSTPEIADLTALNPRKYCVSNSSSDTEYSEIIDTACVPEKRTKSSTSIDVSHSVMIHNLMDTDNEFNLKHVNVELETQLVKSTDTQMNECGLEAYLRDKKSEKALAEISLNDELSSEDRHSLDLEKSITKLRKLRLEIGAFTDDLIKADLDPSELLILAERCFCNEDNSIRSFNHLMQVKFNDHDYMSLKSRAMPPKSSNLLTNETSSVRERSKSLLGPKDKFKKSSNLNKVDPNLSAISDSEKSFPSQDHSFSLDNVTLENNVTQFELRELKRQEQEREEEERREQEEAAAAEAAKLAKATPVTSPDEPPSDRVDGDGNQSGEQAGEEDGHVHVQKPARLSTPDVSTPPISPTSPKSQSSYPTTPTTPKGGSGSESGTLRRKERSRSKSPFRSFRWKKSTKSPSLDRSGVSDDDHSYTEQRSPGDDEFEGTLTRKHEWESTTKKATNRSWDKLYMVVRGQNLVAYKDQKSYKAAADQPYKGEPPLDLRGASVQVASEYTKKKHVFRVKSQSGADFLFQAKDDAEMLEWVSVLNQAAQGVSGASTSRAHTLPAPTQAETKRRSFFTLKKN comes from the exons ATGACGACCGACATCTCGGTGGTGCGCGGGGGTTGGGACCCGACGCTTCAACAGGAGATTGTCGACGAGTACGAATACGATGGAGGAAATTCCAGTTCGAGACTTTTTGAACGATCCCGTATCAAGGCTTTAGCTG gtGAACGTGAATCGGTACAGaagaaaacatttcaaaaatgggTGAATTCCCATCTGGTACGATGTTCTTGTCGTATCGGAGATCTCTATGTCGATCTTCGCGATGGAAAAATGCTTATAAAGCTGCTGGAAATATTGTCGGGCGAACGTTTGCCACGTCCTACAAAAGGAAAAATGCGTATCCATTGTTTGGAGAATGTAGATAAGGCACTGCAATTTTTGCGAGAGCAAAGAGTCCATCTTGAAAACATGGGATCACACGACATCGTCGATGGAAATCCAAGATTAAGCTTGGGATTAATTTGGACAATCATTCTACGTTTCCAAATTCAAGACATCACCATAGAAGAAACTGATAACCAGGAAACTAAATCAGCCAAGGATGCTTTGCTTTTGTGGTGTCAAATGAAGACTGCTGGATATCACAATGTAAATGTTAGGAACTTCACAACATCTTGGCGAGACGGTCTTGCGTTCAATGCCATAATACACAAACATCGTCCAGATTTGATCCACTTTGACAAGCTATCGAAATCAAACGCGATCTACAATTTAAACAATGCTTTCAATGTCGCAGAGGATAAATTAGGTCTAACAAAATTGTTAGACGCAGAGGATATTTTTGTTGATCATCCTGACGAAAAGTCTATAATAACTTATGTTGTGACCTACTATCACTACTTCTCGAAAATGAAGCAGGAGACCGTTCAAGGTAAACGAATTGGTAAAGTTGTCGGAATTGCCATGGAGAACGATAGAATGATTCACGATTATGAAAGTTTGACAAGTGATTTACTTAGATGGATCGAAGGAACAATTGAAGCTTTGGGTGATCGTCGTTTTGCTAATTCTCTTGTGGGCGTTCAGACTCAACTTTCACAGTTTTCCAACTACCGTACAGTAGAAAAACCACctaaatttgtagaaaagGGTAACTTGGAGGTGCTACTGTTTACACTGCAATCCAAAATGCGTGCCAACAATCAGAAACCCTACACACCCAAGGAAGGTAAAATGATTTCCGATATCAACAAAGCCTGGGAGAGATTAGAAAAAGCTGAACACGAGCGTGAATTGGCGCTCAGAGAAGAATTGATACGTCAAGAAAAATTGGAGCAATTGGCTGCAAGATTTAACCGAAAAGCCAGCATGAGAGAAACTTGGCTATCTGAAAATCAACGACTTGTATCGCAAGACAACTTTGGCTTCGATTTAGCAGCCGTAGAAGCTGCAGCTAAGAAACACGAGGCTATAGAAACTGATATATTTGCTTACGAAGAACGTGTGCAGGCAGTCATGGCTGTGTCTCAAGAGTTAGAGGCTGAAAACTACCACGATATAGACCGGATCAATGCCCGAAAGGACAATGTTCTAAGATTGTGGAACTACCTTCTGGAATTACTGAAAGCACGAAGAGTGCGGTTGGAATGTTCACTTCAATTACAACAGAACTTCCAAGAAATGTTGTACATTTTAGACAGTATGGAAGAAATTAAGATGCGATTGTTAACTGATGATTATGGTAAACATTTGATGGGCGTTGAAGATCTTCTTCAAAAGCATTCACTTGTTGAGGCCGACATCAATGTCTTAGGTGAGAGAGTTAAGGCTGTCGTACAACAAAGCCAAAGATTCTTAGAACAAGGAGAAGATTATCGTCCTTGCGATCCAACCATTATTATTGAACGAGTGCAACAACTTGAAGATGCTTACGCTGAATTGGTCCGCCTGGCTGTTGAGCGTCGAGCACGGCTTGAAGAATCTCGTAATCTTTGGCAATTCTATTGGGATATGGCTGACGAAGAGAATTGGATCAAGGAGAAAGAGCAGATTGTTTCTACGGGTGATATCGGTCATGACTTAACTACCATTAATTTACTTTTGTCCAAACACAAGGCCTTGGAGAACGAAATCCAATCTCACGAACCACAATTGATGTCAGTTGCTGCAGTGGGTGATGAATTGATTAGTCAACACCATTTCGGTTCTGATCGCATTAAGGAAAGATTACAAGAAATATTAGGCATGTGGAATCACCTGTTAGACTTGGCGGCGTTCAGACGCAAGCGGCTAGAAGAAGCTGTTGATTATCATCAATTATTTGCTGATGCCGACGATATCGATATTTGGATGCTCGATACTCTGCGATTGGTATCGTCTGAGGATGTCGGTCGCGATGAAGCAAATGTGCAATCTTTGCTGAAAAAACATAAAGATGTCACTGATGAACTGAAAAATTACGCTACAACCATTGAACAGCTGCATCAACAAGCATCGCAACTTGGAGAACACGATTCTAAGTCTCCAAAGGTATTAGAAAGACTCGCCTCAATTGATTCGAGATACAAAGAGCTTCTGGAACTGGCTAAATTGCGCAAGCAAAGATTATTAGATGCCTTGTCTCTGTACAAGCTGTTCAGCGAATCAGATGGAGTTGAACAATGGATCGGAGAAAAGAACAGAATGTTGGAAACTATGGTTCCTGCCAAGGACATTGAAGATGTTGAGATAATGAAACACCGCTACGATGGCTTTGAGAAGGAAATGAATGCCAATGCTTCTCGCGTTGCTGTAGTTAATCAATTGGCTAGACAGCTACTACATGTTGAACATCCGAACTCAGAGCAAATTGTTGCACGTCAGAATGAATTGAATCAAAAGTGGGCCGAGCTAAGAGAGAAGGCTGAAGGCAAACGCGAAGCACTCAACTCTGCACATGGAGTACAAACCTTCCATATCGAATGTCGTGAGACCGTATCTTGGATCGAAGATAAGAAACGCATCTTACAGCAAACCGATAGCTTAGAAATGGACTTGACTGGTGTGATGACGCTACAACGTCGGCTTAGCGGTATGGAGCGTGACTTGGCAGCCATACAGGCGAAATTGAATGCACTTGAAAAAGAAGCGCAATCAATTGAGCAGGAACATCCTGATGAGGCTGCAGTCATTCGTGAACGAATCACCCAAATTCATACCATGTGGGAGCAATTAACTCAGATGCTTAAAGAACGCGATGCCAAACTCGAAGAAGCTGGAGATTTACATAGATTCTTGCGTGACCTTGATCATTTCCAGACTTGGCTTACCAAGACCCAAACAGATGTTGCCAGCGAAGATACACCCACAAGCCTTGCAGATGCTGAGAAACTGTTGACCCAGCATCAGAATATTAAGGAAGAGATTGACAACTACACGGACGATTATCAGAAGATGATGGACTATGGCGAGAGGCTAACAAGTGAGGCTGGAGATGGAGATACACAGTACATGTTCTTGAGAGAAAGATTGAATGCCCTGAAAATGGGCTGGGAAGAGCTCCACCAAATGTGGGCAAATCGTCAAAATCTGTTATCGAATTCGTTGAACTTGCAGGTCTTTGACCGCGATGCTCGCCAAGCTGAAGTTTTGTTGTCTCAGCAAGAACATATCCTTACCAAAGATGAGACTCCGACGAACTTTGAACAAGcagaaaatatgataaaacgCCACGAAGCATTTATGACTACATTGGAAGCCAATGACGATAAGATCAACTCGGTCGTTCAATTTGCGGGCAGGTTAGTTGAGGAAGGCCACTTTGCGGCGGACAAAGTCAAGAAGAAGGCAGATGCAATAAATGATCGAAGAAACGCCAATCACGAAAGAGCTAATCAAGTGATGGACAAATTGAAGGATCAACTTCAGTTGCAGATGTTCTTACAGGATAGAGAGGAACTCGTTGAATGGGTACAGGAAAAACACATCACTGCTCAAGATGAAACTTATCGCAGTGCAAAAACGGTTCATAGCAAATGGACGAGGCACCAAGCGTTTGAAGCAGAAATTGCTAGCAATAAAGATCGTCTGCAGCAACTGCAACAGGCTGCTGATGAGTTGATTCAATTGAAGCCTGAATTGGCTGAGATCATAAAGCCGAAAGTTGAAGAATTATGTGACCAATTTGAAGAGCTGgaaacaacaacaaaagaCAAAGGAGAGAGACTATTCGATGCTAATCGTGAAGTCCTCATACATCAGACTTGCGATGATATCGACTCGTGGATGAATGAATTGGAGAAACAGATTGAAAGTACAGATACTGGATCTGATCTTGCCTCTGTCAATATTTTGATGCAGAAACAGCAGATGATAGAAACTCAAATGGCTGTGAAGGCTCGCCAAGTTACAGAGCTCGATAAACAGGCTGAACATTTGCAGAGAACAGTACCAGACGAGAAgatggaagaaataaaatgcaaGAAGGAGAAAGTTGCTCAAAGATTTGAACAGCTTAAGGCACCACTTACCGATCGACAGCGTCAgctggagaagaaaaaagaagcgtACCAATTCAGGCGTGACGTTGAGGATGAGAAATTATGGATTGCAGAAAAAATGCCACAAGCTACCAGTTCGGAATATGGTAATTCCCTCTTCAACGTTCAtatgttgaagaaaaagaatcaaTCTCTCCGTACTGAAATCGAAAACCACGAACCAAGAATCAATTCTGTATGTAAAAACGGTCAGAAATTGATTGACGAGGGACATGAAGATAGTGCTGAATTTACTCAACGTATCTCCGATCTTTCGGATAAATGGCGCGAACTGAAAGATGCGGTTGACAACAGGAATAAACATTTGTTACAAAACGAAAAGGCACAACAATACTTCTTCGACGCCACAGAGGCTGAATCATGGATGAGCGAACAGGAATTATACATGATGGTTGAAGATCGTGGTAAAGACGAGATATCTGCGCAAAACCTAATGAAAAAACACGAGTCTTTGGAACATGCTGTTGAAGATTATGCCGATACAATCCGTCAGCTAGGTGAAACAGCAAGACAATTGATAACCGATCAGCATGCATTGAGTGATCAAATTGCAGTCAAACAATCCCAAGTTGACAAGCTATATGCAGGACTAAAAGATTTGGCTGGCGAACGCCGTGCCAAGCTAGACGAAGCCCTTCAATTGTTTATGCTAAACCGAGAAGTTGATGATTTGGAGCAATGGATAGCTGAGCGAGAATTAGTTGCAGGCAGTCATGAGTTGGGTCAAGATTACGATCATGTTACTTTGCTCTGGGAAAGATTCAAGGAATTTGCTCGTGACACAGAGACAATAGGATCGGAAAGAGTCGCAGCTGTAAATGGAATTGCAGATTCTTTGATTGCAACAGGACATTCGGATGCAGCTACAATTGCAGAATGGAAGGATGGCCTGAACGAAGTCTGGCAAGATTTGCTAGAGCTTATTGAAACACGAACTCAAATGTTAGCAGCTAGCCGTGAGCtacataaatttttccatgacTGCAAAGATGTTCTTGGAAGGATcttggaaaaacaaaatgcaaTGTCAGATGAATTGGGCCGCGACGCTGGCTCAGTTTCAGCACTCCAACGTAAACACGGCAACTTTATCCAAGACTTATTCACCTTACAGTCACAGGTGACACAAATTCAAGATGAATCGTCTAAACTTCAAGCTAGCTACGCAGGGGATAAGGCTAGAGAAATCACGAATAGAGAGGCCGAAGTAGTAGCAGCTTGGAATAATTTACAATCTTTGTGCGAAGGACGTAAGGCAAAATTGGAAGACACTGGCGATTTGTTCAGATTCTTCAACATGGTTAGAACATTACTGATTTGGATGGATGATGTTGTTAGGCAAATGAACACTTCAGAGAAGCCCCGTGATGTATCAGGTGTAGAACTACTTATGAATAATCATCAAAGTTTGAAAGCTGAAATCGACACCAGGGAAGACAATCTTACTGCTTGTCTTGACCTGGGAAAAGATCTATTGGCAAGGAATCATTACGCTAGCGTCCAAATTAAGGAAAAACTACTAGCATTGACTGATCACAGAAATGCATTGTTGCACCGCTGGGAAGAAAGATGGGAGAATCTGCAGCTAA TTCTTGAAGTTTACCAATTTGCCAGAGATGCAGCTGTAGCAGAAGCTTGGCTTATTGCTCAGGAGCCATATCTCATGAGCCAAGAACTTGGG CATACAATCGACGACGTAGAAAATCTGATCAAGAAACATGAAGCTTTCGAAAAATCAGCTGCAGCACAAGAAGAAAGATTTAGTGCTCTACAACGACTCACAACG TCTGAGTGTCCTGATAAAGAATGCGGCCTGTACCCACCGGTGCTGGAATTTAGTCACAAATTAATCTTTACTCCGGAATGTCCTCCGTCATCTAAAATCCCTATAACACAACCCAAAAAATACCTCAAATCCCAAGGTGAGATTGTGCGTGACATTATTTTGTACTGTGACAGATTTATCATGCCTGATACGATGCAAAGACGTGAGTGTACATCTACAGGAACTAAAATCATTTATCCAAATACTATAAATTATAGAACTGAGAAGACAAAACCCTCCAAGTCTTTTCTATGGAGTTCTAGTTGGAATTCTACGAGTAAAACTTCTCAAGGTTCTTCTGACAGTCAACCTGTATCACCTTATGCAGAATTCACAGATGTGCCTGTATTCGATGATGAGATTGTTACTTCCAACGAAAGAAAAACCTTGAGAAGAATCAGCACAATCAGTGCTCACAAACCAGAATTTTTCAGGTTACATTCCACTCCTGAAATTGCGGATTTGACTGCATTGAATCCGAGAAAGTATTGTGTGTCAAACTCTTCCTCGGATACCGAATACAGTGAAATAATTGACACAGCTTGTGTTCCTGAAAAGAGAACGAAGAGTTCGACCAGTATTGATGTCAGTCATTCTGTAATGATCCACAACCTCATGgatactgacaatgagttcaATCTCAAACATGTAAATGTCGAACTAGAAACTCAACTAGTCAAATCCACAGATACacaaatgaatgaatgtgGTCTGGAAGCATATCTTAGAGACAAAAAGTCAGAAAAAGCATTGGCTGAGATTTCTTTAAACGACGAGTTATCAAGTGAGGATAGGCATAGCCTAGACCTCGAAAAATCAATAACTAAGTTAAGGAAGTTACGTCTTGAAATTGGGGCATTTACGGATGATTTAATAAAAGCAGACCTTGATCCAAGTGAGTTGCTTATTTTAGCAGAGCGTTGTTTCTGTAATGAAGATAACAGTATTCGTAGTTTTAATCATTTAATGCAGGTAAAATTCAATGATCACGATTATATGTCATTGAAATCACGCGCAATGCCACCAAAATCCTCTAACTTACTAACGAACGAGACATCGAGTGTCCGTGAACGTAGTAAATCCCTTTTGGGTCCTAAAGACAAGTTCAAAAAAAGTTCTAATTTGAACAAAGTTGACCCAAACTTATCCGCTATCTCggattcagaaaaatcattcCCTTCCCAAGACCACTCCTTTTCTTTAGACAATGTAACCCTGGAAAACAATGTTACTCAA TTTGAGTTGAGAGAACTTAAACGACAAGAacaagaaagagaagaagaagaaaggcGTGAACAGGAAGAAGCTGCCGCGGCAGAGGCTGCGAAGTTAGCTAAAGCGACACCTGTCACCAGTCCTGACGAGCCACCCAGTGACAG AGTTGATGGCGATGGTAATCAAAGCGGGGAACAAGCTGGTGAAGAGGATGGTCATG TGCATGTTCAGAAGCCTGCACGACTATCGACACCAGACGTTTCAACACCGCCGATTTCTCCAACATCTCCAAAGTCCCAGTCGTCATATCCAACAACACCGACAA CTCCAAAGGGTGGCAGTGGTTCTGAATCTGGTACTTTGCGGCGCAAGGAACGAAGCCGTAGTAAATCACCATTTAGAAGTTTCCGttggaaaaaatcaacaaagtCACCTAGCCTGGATCGAAGTGGTGTGAGCGATGATGATCATAGTTATACTG AACAACGGAGTCCTGGCGATGACGAATTTGAAGGAACGTTAACGCGTAAACACGAATGGGAAAGCACAACAAAAAAAGCCACGAATCGATCATGGGACAAACTATATATGGTCGTACGTGGGCAAAATTTGGTAGCTTACAAAGATCAAAAATCCTACAAAGCTGCTGCCGACCAGCCATACAAAGGTGAACCACCTCTAGATCTTAGAGGTGCCTCTGTACAGGTCGCCAGTGAATACACCAAGAAGAAACATGTCTTCCGAGTCaa GTCTCAGAGCGGAGCAGACTTCCTATTCCAAGCTAAGGATGACGCAGAAATGCTTGAGTGGGTATCTGTGTTAAATCAAGCTGCACAGGGTGTATCTGGCGCGAGTACATCTAGAGCACATACTCTGCCAGCACCGACGCAAGCTGAAACCAAGCGGCGTAGTTTCTTCACACTCAAGAAAAA CTAA